A single region of the Candidatus Gracilibacteria bacterium genome encodes:
- a CDS encoding type II secretion system F family protein — translation MSEFSIDEALSSLGEVKNAQNEVVIYGVTDRSKESLMVRLNDFFIDRQKVPLKEKAYFFHLLSVMLDAGIPMLNSLKILSTKTTNERFKRVIATMAHHVERGHPLSEVMAKFPMVFDDTELGVVKSGEAIGRVDQMLARLSKQVESAYEVRLKVRGALTYPAVVMVVLVVATLVVMTLVVPRLQDFFVESNVKLPLLTRVVIDFSTFFISYFWAIAIGVFLLGVLGSVYANTESGRLKVDYWILKIPFVGDLIQKSLIAKFVRMLGVLSSSGLPINKALSILGDSMGNTLYEWKVKEVVAAVEHGEKISETLATTPFLFPETVTAMLSIGENSATLDQAASKLADHYEREIEHSIKNMTTILEPLVIVLVGGAVAVLALAILGPVFSLSELV, via the coding sequence ATGAGTGAATTTTCCATTGATGAAGCTCTTTCCTCTTTGGGGGAAGTGAAAAATGCTCAAAATGAAGTCGTGATTTACGGCGTGACGGATCGATCCAAGGAATCCTTGATGGTGCGGTTGAACGATTTTTTTATAGATCGACAAAAAGTACCCCTTAAAGAAAAAGCATACTTTTTCCATTTGCTTTCTGTGATGTTGGATGCCGGGATTCCGATGTTGAATTCCTTGAAAATTCTTTCCACTAAAACCACGAATGAACGGTTTAAACGCGTGATTGCGACGATGGCGCATCATGTCGAACGCGGACATCCTCTTTCCGAGGTGATGGCTAAATTTCCGATGGTTTTTGACGATACCGAGCTTGGTGTGGTCAAATCCGGAGAAGCGATTGGGCGTGTGGATCAAATGTTGGCACGGCTTTCCAAACAAGTGGAGAGCGCGTATGAAGTTCGTTTGAAAGTTCGAGGGGCGTTGACCTACCCCGCGGTGGTTATGGTTGTGTTGGTGGTTGCCACTTTGGTGGTGATGACCTTAGTGGTGCCTCGGTTGCAAGATTTTTTCGTTGAAAGCAATGTCAAATTGCCGTTGCTGACCCGAGTGGTGATTGATTTTAGTACTTTCTTTATTAGTTATTTTTGGGCTATTGCGATTGGAGTTTTTCTTTTGGGAGTATTGGGAAGTGTTTATGCCAATACCGAATCCGGTCGATTGAAAGTGGATTATTGGATTTTAAAAATTCCATTTGTGGGAGATCTGATTCAGAAATCATTGATTGCTAAGTTTGTTCGTATGTTGGGGGTTTTGTCTTCGTCCGGGTTGCCGATCAATAAGGCGCTTTCGATTTTGGGTGACTCCATGGGCAATACGCTTTATGAATGGAAAGTGAAAGAAGTGGTGGCCGCGGTGGAGCACGGAGAAAAAATTTCCGAGACTTTGGCGACCACGCCATTTTTATTTCCGGAAACCGTGACAGCCATGCTTTCCATTGGAGAAAATTCTGCGACCCTCGATCAGGCGGCCTCTAAATTGGCGGATCATTATGAACGAGAAATTGAACATTCGATTAAAAATATGACTACGATTTTGGAACCGCTCGTGATTGTGCTTGTTGGAGGAGCGGTGGCGGTTTTGGCGCTTGCGATTTTGGGCCCGGTGTTCTCTCTCAGTGAACTTGTTTAG
- a CDS encoding RNHCP domain-containing protein, translating to MKKPISPPRKHFIAKNEGFTCKKCGALVSPLGRSYRNHCPFCMYSLHVDRDVPGDRLSECQGLMKPLRLEKGNRKGWLGMDVIHRCETCGKTIKNLLAEDDQWERIGKI from the coding sequence ATGAAAAAACCCATTTCTCCTCCCCGAAAACATTTCATTGCCAAAAACGAAGGCTTTACCTGCAAAAAATGCGGAGCTCTGGTCTCTCCGCTGGGCCGCAGTTACCGCAACCACTGCCCGTTTTGCATGTATTCCCTTCACGTGGATCGCGACGTGCCCGGCGATCGTTTGAGCGAGTGCCAAGGCCTCATGAAACCGCTGCGCCTCGAAAAAGGAAATCGCAAGGGCTGGCTCGGCATGGACGTAATTCATCGTTGTGAAACGTGCGGAAAAACCATTAAAAATCTCCTGGCCGAGGATGATCAATGGGAAAGGATTGGGAAAATTTAA
- the ftsH gene encoding ATP-dependent zinc metalloprotease FtsH, with amino-acid sequence MTVVLAISGGPDSVYLLYRLLKKGQRPILAHFNHQLRDKESDADEIFVKKLAQQHHLTFETESANVKKWAKIHKKSLEEAGRILRYEFLERVRQKHNAQAIFTAHTLDDNLETVLLNKARGCGLKGLIGIQSRNGFLHRPLLNTRKLTILSSLAHEKIPYRIDSSNQSLEFTRNRMRLVTLPKLLKKNPNLFKDFQIERRQALQEYKTLKKETKNWLKKNANAFSFSTKSFLKLPQEKRHFLLQYLYGYFYKSTYNLSRTLILEIEKLIQNDHTGKMKKFGPQINVKTAYHWVHFKILKHERIKANVVVSLSNHTFKNKPISKVMVREPHHDKHSLLDLNFSLIPNGLIKIRAAKPGDRFQPSGMKGTKKLQDFFTDLKIPREKRHTIPVYTTQDDVIIAVGTRLDEKFKKNKGFLWRFPYFYRKITFAMQDELPPKSAKKPMGKPQNPFLYLLLVTLFVTCLYFFFNSGTSVTEETPLSTFTESVEKGEVKKIEVNSNRILYSLTDEADTYEFFTVKESSATLSDILKDVDPTLLETIQVDVIDTQKSNFWKDLLISLIPFAIFIGFFVFMMRQAQASNNQAMAFGKSRARLNEEQKKKNKFSDVAGAEEAKNELEEIVDFLKNPKKYTTMGAKIPKGVILIGPPGCGKTLLARAVAGEADVPFFNISGSEFVEMFVGVGASRVRDLFKRAKRNAPCIVFIDEIDAVGRQRGAGMGGGHDEREQTLNQILTEMDGFEQGSNVIVMAATNRPDVLDPALLRPGRFDRRVVVDRPDLKAREAILEVHARNKPLTRVDLKKIAQQTPGFSGADLENLLNEATIRAAKKNQKTVNVRDIELSVEKIVMGPERKSRAMSVEEKKITAYHEVGHALAGHFSPKCDPVHKISIVSRGMSLGATWFLPNEDKHLSSRSKFFDELASLLGGYVAEELIFGEMTTGASNDLERASRIARKMVTEYGMSTLGPIIYGESNQEVFLGRDFGRVRNFSEKMAAEIDSEVEKIVKTAYENAKKILANHKDFLHKIAEALIEKETLSQKDFLAFFPPTTLKKSELKALKEEKEKNE; translated from the coding sequence ATGACAGTTGTTTTAGCCATCTCCGGCGGCCCCGACTCTGTCTACCTTTTATATAGACTCCTTAAAAAAGGCCAACGCCCCATTCTTGCCCACTTCAATCACCAATTGCGCGACAAAGAAAGCGACGCGGATGAAATATTTGTAAAAAAACTTGCACAACAACATCACCTGACATTCGAAACCGAATCCGCAAATGTTAAAAAATGGGCCAAAATTCACAAAAAATCTCTGGAAGAAGCCGGCCGAATTCTTCGTTATGAATTTCTTGAACGTGTTCGCCAAAAACACAACGCTCAAGCCATCTTCACGGCCCACACCCTCGACGACAATCTCGAAACCGTGCTCCTTAATAAAGCGCGCGGTTGCGGACTCAAAGGTCTCATCGGCATACAATCTCGAAACGGATTTCTTCATCGCCCGCTCCTTAATACACGCAAACTCACGATTCTCTCTTCTCTCGCTCATGAAAAAATTCCTTATCGCATCGACTCCTCCAATCAGAGCCTTGAATTTACGCGAAACCGAATGAGGCTCGTCACCCTTCCAAAATTACTCAAAAAAAATCCAAATCTTTTTAAAGATTTTCAAATTGAACGTCGCCAGGCGTTACAAGAATATAAAACGCTTAAAAAAGAAACAAAAAACTGGCTCAAAAAAAACGCAAACGCATTCTCTTTTTCCACCAAATCTTTCCTCAAACTTCCTCAAGAAAAACGTCATTTCCTCCTCCAATATTTATACGGCTATTTTTACAAAAGCACCTACAACCTCTCCCGCACGCTCATCCTTGAAATCGAAAAACTCATTCAAAACGATCACACCGGAAAAATGAAAAAATTCGGGCCTCAGATAAATGTCAAAACCGCGTACCATTGGGTTCACTTTAAAATCTTAAAACATGAACGAATAAAAGCTAATGTCGTGGTGAGCTTGTCGAACCACACATTCAAAAACAAGCCCATTTCTAAAGTCATGGTTCGAGAGCCTCACCATGACAAACACTCCCTTCTCGATCTCAACTTTTCCCTCATCCCCAACGGCCTCATCAAAATCCGCGCCGCCAAACCCGGGGACCGCTTCCAACCCTCGGGAATGAAAGGCACCAAAAAACTCCAAGATTTTTTCACAGACCTCAAAATCCCGCGCGAAAAACGCCACACCATCCCCGTGTACACCACTCAAGACGATGTCATCATTGCCGTGGGCACGCGACTGGACGAAAAATTTAAAAAAAATAAATGATTTCTATGGCGTTTCCCCTATTTTTATCGTAAAATCACTTTCGCTATGCAAGATGAACTCCCTCCAAAATCCGCAAAAAAACCAATGGGAAAGCCACAAAACCCTTTCCTATACCTTCTTCTCGTCACGCTCTTTGTGACGTGTCTTTATTTTTTCTTCAACTCCGGCACCTCGGTCACCGAAGAAACCCCACTCAGCACTTTTACTGAAAGTGTTGAAAAAGGCGAAGTCAAAAAAATTGAGGTCAACAGCAATCGTATTCTTTATTCCCTCACCGACGAAGCCGATACGTACGAGTTTTTTACCGTCAAAGAATCCTCAGCCACGCTCTCGGATATTCTAAAAGACGTGGACCCAACCTTATTGGAAACCATTCAAGTCGACGTGATCGACACGCAAAAATCAAATTTCTGGAAAGACCTGCTCATCAGCCTCATCCCTTTCGCGATTTTCATCGGGTTTTTTGTATTCATGATGCGCCAAGCGCAAGCCTCCAACAATCAGGCCATGGCGTTTGGAAAAAGCCGTGCGCGTCTCAATGAAGAACAAAAGAAAAAAAATAAATTCAGTGATGTGGCTGGCGCCGAGGAAGCCAAAAATGAACTCGAAGAAATTGTGGATTTCTTAAAAAATCCAAAAAAATACACAACCATGGGTGCCAAAATCCCAAAAGGCGTGATCTTAATCGGACCTCCGGGCTGCGGAAAAACCCTTCTCGCCCGAGCCGTGGCCGGCGAAGCCGATGTGCCTTTCTTTAATATTTCCGGTTCCGAATTCGTGGAAATGTTTGTAGGGGTGGGCGCCTCACGCGTCCGAGATTTATTCAAGCGCGCCAAACGCAATGCGCCTTGTATTGTTTTTATTGATGAAATCGATGCCGTAGGTCGCCAACGCGGCGCCGGCATGGGTGGCGGACACGATGAACGCGAACAAACCCTCAATCAAATTCTCACGGAAATGGATGGCTTTGAACAAGGCTCAAATGTCATTGTCATGGCAGCCACCAATCGTCCCGATGTGCTCGATCCCGCCCTCCTCCGCCCCGGCCGTTTTGACCGACGCGTGGTCGTGGATCGTCCGGATTTAAAGGCACGCGAAGCCATTTTGGAAGTGCACGCCCGCAACAAACCTCTCACTCGTGTGGACCTCAAAAAAATCGCCCAACAAACCCCGGGATTCTCCGGAGCTGATCTTGAAAACCTTCTCAATGAAGCCACGATTCGAGCCGCCAAAAAGAATCAAAAAACCGTGAATGTCAGAGACATCGAACTCTCTGTGGAAAAAATCGTCATGGGCCCGGAACGCAAATCGCGCGCCATGTCCGTCGAAGAAAAAAAGATCACCGCGTACCACGAAGTCGGCCATGCCTTGGCCGGACATTTTTCACCCAAATGCGATCCCGTACATAAAATCTCTATTGTATCGCGCGGCATGTCTCTGGGCGCCACGTGGTTCCTCCCGAATGAAGACAAACACTTGAGCAGTCGCAGCAAATTCTTTGATGAACTCGCGTCACTCCTTGGAGGTTATGTGGCCGAAGAATTGATCTTTGGCGAAATGACCACCGGCGCTTCCAATGACCTCGAACGCGCTTCTCGCATTGCCCGAAAAATGGTCACCGAATACGGCATGAGCACCCTCGGGCCCATCATTTATGGCGAATCCAATCAGGAAGTTTTCTTAGGCCGCGACTTTGGCCGTGTACGCAATTTCTCGGAAAAAATGGCCGCTGAAATCGATTCCGAAGTGGAAAAAATCGTCAAAACCGCTTACGAAAACGCCAAAAAAATCCTCGCCAACCACAAAGATTTTCTCCACAAAATCGCCGAAGCCCTGATCGAGAAAGAAACACTTTCACAAAAAGATTTCTTGGCTTTCTTTCCCCCCACGACCCTCAAAAAATCCGAGCTCAAAGCCCTAAAAGAGGAAAAAGAAAAGAATGAATAG
- the galU gene encoding UTP--glucose-1-phosphate uridylyltransferase GalU: MPQSPIKKAVFPAAGFGTRFLPVTKAQPKEMLPIVDKPVIQYLVEEAVAAGIEEIIIITGRGKRAIEDHFDDSFELEYNLVEKGKHNLLKQVRALSNLAKFVYVRQPSPKGDGHAILCAKELLHDEPFAVLFGDDVVDGSVPALKQLIDVYNEKRASVIGLEKIDRKQSDQYGMVKAKSIHGRLVEIEGLVEKPKPENAPSDLGIIGKYICTPALLRELEKAESGTKDGEIRLIDGFRRLLGKESIYGYEIEGKRYDCGTKLGLIQATLNFALKRDDLGPELKTYLQNLTKNLR, from the coding sequence ATGCCACAATCCCCCATCAAAAAGGCCGTTTTCCCTGCCGCGGGTTTTGGAACGCGATTTCTCCCGGTCACCAAAGCGCAACCCAAAGAAATGCTCCCCATTGTGGACAAGCCGGTTATTCAATATTTGGTGGAGGAAGCCGTGGCCGCAGGCATTGAAGAAATCATCATCATCACCGGTCGTGGCAAACGCGCCATCGAAGACCATTTCGACGACTCGTTCGAGCTCGAATACAATCTCGTAGAAAAAGGAAAACACAACCTATTAAAACAAGTCCGCGCCCTTTCCAACTTAGCCAAATTTGTATACGTGCGCCAACCCTCGCCCAAAGGCGATGGCCACGCAATCCTATGCGCCAAAGAACTACTGCACGACGAACCGTTTGCCGTGTTGTTCGGAGACGATGTGGTGGACGGCTCGGTTCCGGCGCTCAAACAACTCATCGATGTTTACAATGAAAAACGCGCCTCTGTGATCGGGCTCGAAAAAATTGATCGAAAACAAAGTGACCAATATGGCATGGTGAAGGCAAAATCAATCCATGGTCGTCTTGTGGAAATTGAAGGTCTCGTAGAAAAACCAAAGCCTGAAAACGCGCCTTCCGACCTGGGAATCATTGGAAAATACATTTGCACTCCGGCCTTACTCCGAGAGCTTGAAAAAGCCGAATCCGGCACCAAAGACGGAGAAATTCGCCTCATCGACGGGTTCCGACGATTGCTTGGGAAAGAGTCAATTTACGGGTATGAAATTGAAGGAAAACGCTACGATTGCGGCACCAAACTCGGATTGATTCAAGCCACGCTCAACTTTGCACTCAAACGCGACGACCTCGGCCCGGAGCTCAAAACCTATTTACAAAACCTGACAAAAAACTTGAGATAA
- a CDS encoding prepilin-type N-terminal cleavage/methylation domain-containing protein produces the protein MIKKYIKNWESSVTLSLPKCEPKKKLDREGMVRQAHHDQCKQAHHPKAFTLVELIISMVIFTVFVGVASTTYIYVSRALRHAAEVRSVYAETRFLMDKITQDVRLYTIDYECYEAAAVMDSSYGSDYGECSGASSGLSAQGQTSSLHLISADGEHRMSYRFQDGGFSILELDYDTTAVNWIASEGYYSGFQPFETQRVDLDYVQFMIKPLSSPYENYIKDASQYQPSVNVVIAARSMSTLLPEVLQVKMQSTIASRVYGVEF, from the coding sequence ATGATCAAAAAATACATTAAAAATTGGGAAAGCTCTGTCACACTGAGCCTGCCGAAGTGTGAGCCTAAGAAAAAGCTTGATCGTGAAGGTATGGTTCGACAAGCTCACCATGACCAATGCAAACAAGCCCACCATCCTAAGGCCTTTACATTAGTGGAACTCATCATCAGTATGGTGATTTTTACGGTTTTTGTGGGGGTGGCTTCGACCACGTATATTTATGTGAGTCGTGCGTTGCGTCATGCGGCCGAGGTGCGGTCCGTGTATGCGGAAACGCGTTTTTTAATGGATAAAATCACGCAAGATGTGCGGTTGTATACGATTGATTATGAGTGTTATGAGGCCGCGGCAGTTATGGATTCCTCTTATGGCTCGGATTATGGCGAATGCTCAGGGGCTTCATCCGGATTATCAGCCCAGGGACAAACGTCTTCGTTGCATCTTATTTCCGCCGACGGAGAGCATCGCATGTCGTATCGATTTCAAGATGGAGGATTTTCGATTTTGGAATTGGATTATGATACGACGGCCGTGAATTGGATCGCTTCGGAAGGCTATTATTCCGGGTTTCAGCCGTTTGAAACACAACGAGTGGATCTTGATTATGTTCAATTCATGATTAAGCCGTTGAGCAGTCCGTATGAAAATTATATAAAAGATGCTTCGCAATATCAGCCGAGTGTGAATGTGGTGATTGCGGCACGGAGTATGTCCACCTTACTTCCCGAAGTTTTGCAGGTAAAAATGCAGTCCACGATTGCGAGTCGAGTGTATGGGGTGGAATTTTAA
- a CDS encoding PilN domain-containing protein: MSEERSALPGSSLKLSHLVAGVVVLFVLLLTGWSAFQRYSVQRSIDDVNAQISETNTALDEMRAKQVESIIVAAQTVDQVQASAILWSSVITRLLEITPVDIFYRSYSASSEGEMTVSVLATSYESAAELISILEGEPTFSNPFVASLTQGSTDSGTGVVSFGVTFNVQ; this comes from the coding sequence ATGTCGGAAGAACGTTCCGCACTTCCTGGAAGCTCCCTTAAACTCAGCCATCTTGTGGCCGGAGTGGTGGTGCTTTTTGTTTTGCTTCTCACGGGTTGGTCCGCCTTTCAACGCTATTCGGTCCAACGTTCTATTGATGATGTGAATGCGCAGATCAGCGAAACCAATACCGCGTTGGATGAAATGCGCGCTAAACAGGTGGAATCCATCATTGTGGCGGCTCAAACCGTGGATCAAGTCCAGGCCTCAGCTATCCTATGGTCTTCCGTGATCACACGATTGCTTGAAATCACGCCAGTGGATATTTTTTACCGTTCGTATTCCGCTTCCAGCGAAGGGGAAATGACGGTGAGTGTGCTGGCGACGTCTTATGAATCTGCGGCTGAGCTCATTTCAATTCTTGAAGGCGAACCGACCTTTTCCAATCCGTTCGTCGCCTCTTTGACTCAGGGATCTACGGATTCCGGGACAGGAGTTGTTAGTTTTGGAGTAACCTTTAACGTTCAATAA
- the pilO gene encoding type 4a pilus biogenesis protein PilO, which yields MSKKSSPQLVTAGLLVIAVLVAALIWKPMRADVTALSADLTAQQTELATSQAELASLTGLESKIPTAEVEREKLLTLVPEGLNEDALVKQLSAIAKTVGVSLTSMSFSLQNAQTDGANTVTISANFIGYYNSLISLLQALENSSRLFKVSSVGVQLGEVTEAGYLMTFNVSLEAYYQ from the coding sequence ATGTCTAAAAAATCTTCTCCTCAACTTGTTACTGCCGGACTTCTTGTGATCGCGGTTTTGGTCGCGGCCCTTATTTGGAAGCCCATGCGCGCTGACGTCACTGCTCTTTCCGCAGACTTAACCGCTCAACAAACCGAATTGGCCACTTCGCAGGCCGAGTTGGCGTCTCTTACCGGATTGGAATCAAAAATTCCTACAGCCGAAGTGGAACGTGAAAAATTACTCACTTTGGTTCCGGAAGGACTCAACGAAGATGCGTTGGTGAAGCAATTGTCTGCGATTGCCAAAACGGTTGGCGTGTCTTTGACCTCGATGTCTTTTTCACTTCAAAATGCGCAAACCGATGGAGCGAATACGGTTACGATTTCCGCTAATTTTATAGGTTATTACAATAGTTTGATTTCGTTGTTGCAGGCTTTGGAAAACAGTTCACGTCTTTTTAAGGTTTCTTCGGTTGGGGTTCAACTTGGAGAGGTGACTGAAGCCGGTTACCTTATGACATTTAATGTTTCTTTGGAAGCCTATTATCAATAA
- a CDS encoding prepilin-type N-terminal cleavage/methylation domain-containing protein, whose protein sequence is MNLNFFFIKIAKVARGTKKAFWPPRFVRSCGERPLCLAPIAPRCGGQADCRCGIAQKSSLASRQETLGFTLIELLIVITILAVLTGVALLDYGFSVKKARIQVAAEELVALLGDATVRSQTQFSQIEEVDGADSTVVCYGVTIEKGSLPVLFKTSRDEDTQLCVMSDREPVKELSWEDLVFVTDIDWTAMTVSGTETDTVDWIAFLFSPPKGDVSVYLDSGLLVEKSEVTEVQVRLTYQNSSESVLNKVVKINPVTSSFMILTQSEVEAL, encoded by the coding sequence ATGAATTTAAATTTTTTTTTCATTAAAATAGCCAAAGTGGCGAGAGGAACCAAGAAGGCTTTTTGGCCACCGCGGTTCGTTCGCTCCTGCGGTGAACGCCCGCTATGCCTCGCTCCAATCGCTCCGCGTTGCGGAGGCCAAGCCGATTGTCGCTGTGGAATTGCCCAAAAATCTTCTTTGGCCTCTCGCCAAGAAACTCTGGGTTTTACTTTAATTGAGCTTCTCATTGTGATCACTATTTTGGCCGTGCTCACCGGAGTGGCGCTTTTGGATTACGGATTTTCGGTTAAAAAAGCGAGAATTCAAGTGGCGGCCGAAGAACTGGTTGCCTTGTTGGGCGATGCCACTGTGCGTAGCCAAACGCAATTTTCGCAAATCGAAGAAGTGGATGGAGCGGACTCGACCGTGGTTTGTTATGGGGTAACGATTGAAAAAGGAAGTTTGCCGGTTTTATTTAAAACGTCACGAGATGAAGACACTCAATTATGTGTGATGTCCGATCGTGAGCCTGTTAAAGAATTGTCTTGGGAGGATTTGGTTTTTGTTACCGACATCGATTGGACGGCGATGACGGTTTCCGGGACAGAGACCGACACCGTTGATTGGATCGCTTTTCTTTTTTCGCCGCCCAAGGGGGATGTTTCCGTGTATTTGGATTCGGGTTTGCTTGTTGAAAAATCCGAGGTGACGGAAGTGCAAGTGCGTTTGACGTATCAAAATTCTTCGGAGTCGGTTTTGAATAAAGTGGTGAAAATCAATCCTGTAACTTCGAGCTTTATGATCCTCACGCAGAGTGAGGTTGAGGCGCTTTAA
- a CDS encoding Hsp20/alpha crystallin family protein, producing MKPIGIGKITKAKLKSLSRHEHELSEPLMRPAPFTPSISPSETPNTGTKAQGSQTQTHDEEEGQLSVDVYQTPTEMIIIAPVAGTPPSDININITDDVITIKGFREIPNKESIKTNDPYMKECFWGKFSRSVLLPGSVDSSKAEARFKHNILTIRIPRTERVRTRLIQIREE from the coding sequence ATGAAACCCATCGGAATCGGAAAAATCACCAAAGCCAAGCTCAAATCTCTTTCGCGCCACGAGCACGAATTGAGTGAGCCCTTGATGCGACCCGCGCCTTTCACTCCTTCGATTTCCCCATCCGAAACTCCGAACACAGGTACAAAAGCTCAAGGCTCTCAAACTCAAACGCACGACGAAGAAGAAGGCCAACTTTCCGTAGACGTGTACCAAACCCCAACCGAAATGATCATCATCGCTCCGGTGGCAGGCACGCCCCCGAGCGACATCAACATCAACATCACGGACGATGTGATCACGATCAAAGGCTTTCGTGAAATCCCCAACAAAGAATCCATCAAAACCAACGATCCTTATATGAAGGAATGTTTTTGGGGAAAATTCTCCCGATCCGTCCTGCTCCCCGGTTCCGTGGACTCAAGCAAAGCCGAAGCGCGATTCAAACACAACATTCTCACCATTCGCATCCCAAGAACCGAACGCGTCCGCACAAGACTCATTCAAATTCGCGAAGAATAA
- a CDS encoding tetratricopeptide repeat protein produces MDYQALLVEVERQKLEGHHEEAIHICEKILNYDLDCLEAFEEIGDNFLSIREYGKAKKALERAIQIDPNSANANYLLGFAHSALGNWKTSVQLLEKADELQPNHPEILRCLGWSYFHFGQRKKGLIVLERALTMSPQDCLIMCDLAVCYLNDREFNNTVSLLQRALTIDPENQKAKDCLETALFFQKEYQRLKEEK; encoded by the coding sequence ATGGACTACCAAGCCTTGCTCGTCGAAGTGGAACGTCAAAAACTCGAAGGACACCATGAAGAGGCCATTCATATTTGTGAAAAAATTCTCAATTATGATCTGGACTGTTTGGAAGCGTTTGAAGAGATCGGAGATAACTTTTTAAGTATACGAGAATACGGAAAAGCAAAAAAAGCCCTGGAACGTGCGATTCAAATCGATCCGAATAGCGCCAATGCCAATTATTTATTGGGGTTTGCACATTCCGCACTTGGGAATTGGAAAACTTCGGTTCAACTTTTAGAGAAAGCCGATGAACTTCAACCCAACCACCCGGAAATTCTCCGTTGTTTGGGCTGGTCTTATTTTCATTTCGGTCAACGCAAAAAAGGACTCATTGTCTTGGAACGCGCCCTAACCATGTCTCCTCAAGATTGTTTGATCATGTGCGACCTTGCCGTGTGCTACTTGAACGATCGCGAATTCAACAACACCGTCAGTCTTCTCCAACGCGCCTTAACCATTGATCCCGAAAATCAAAAAGCCAAAGATTGCCTCGAAACCGCGTTGTTTTTTCAAAAGGAATACCAGAGATTGAAGGAGGAAAAGTAG